One Ancylobacter novellus DSM 506 genomic window, GCGACCAGCAGCGCCTCGACGCGCTGGGCTATCTCGAAGAGTACCCGCAGTACCCGCACGGCGAGTTCTCCGACGTGGTGCCGCGTGGCGGCAACGCGGGCGGCGGCGGCCAGCCGGGCTGGGTGCTGAAGTGCAAGGGCTGGGAGACCGACCCGAACGCTTACATCTACTTCACCATCCAGGGCCATGCCTGGGCGCCGATCTGCAAGGCGCTGGGCAAGCCGGAGTGGATCGACGACCCGGCCTACAACACCGCCGAGGCGCGCCAGGACAAGATCTTCGACATCTTCGCTTTCATCGAGAGCTGGCTCGCCGACAAGACGAAGTTCGAGGCCATCGACATCCTGCGCAAGTTCGACATCCCCTGCGCCCCGGTGCTGTCGATGAAGGAGATCGCCAACGACCCGTCGCTGCGCGCCAGCGGCACCGTGGTCGAGGTCGATCACCCCAAGCTCGGCAAGTACCTGACCGTCGGCTCGCCGATCAAGTTCTCGGACGTCACCGTCGAGGTCACCGCCTCGCCGCTGCTCGGCCAGCACACCAACGAAGTGCTCGCCCAGCTCGGCTACTCGCAGGAAGAAATCTCCGCGATGCACGACGCCAAGGCCGTTTGATCGACGGTTCGGCAATGCGGGGTGGCGCCAAGGCGCCGCCCTTTCGCGGTCCACCGCGGAACCAATCGGCCCTCCCGGACATAGCCTTGCGACATGGACGCTTGGCGGACGGGAACGGCCTCCGAGCCTCCCGGAGCCGACACGAAGGGTTTCCCGACGTTAGGTTCCTCCTAGGCGACTGCCGGCGCTCCTTCGAGCGCCGGCATTTTTTTGTGCGGATGAAAGGCGTCATCCCCAATCGAAGACGTCATCCCGGAACGACCGCAGGCCGTATCCGGGATCGCGTGCCGCCAGTTTCTTCTGAGATTGACGTTGAGCACCCTCATCCTGAGGTGCGAGCGCAGCGAGCCTCGAAGGATGGTCGCTCAAGCGCACCAGGACGGAGCATCCTTCGAGGCCCGGCCATTGGCCGGGCACCTCAGGATGAGGTCCTCTTGGGGGACAGAAAGCCCCCTCACCTTCCTGAATAGCGCAGGGTCAGCCGCGCCGCGGCCTCGCGCACCTGCGCGCCGAGGTCGGCGATGCGCTCGGGCGGCATGCGCACGGTCGGGGCCGAGATCGAGATCGCGCCCACCGGCTCGCGCCATTCGTCGAGCACCGCGGCGGCGACGCAGCGCATGCCGGGCGTGTGCTCCTCGTCGTCGATCGAGTAGCCGCGCGCGGCGATCTCGGCGAGGTCGGCCTGCAGCGCGCGCCGGCTCACATGGGTATGCTCGGTGAAGCGCTGGAGCTGGTCGTCGCCGAGCCAGGCGCGCCGCGCCTCCGGGTTCATCGTCGCGAGGATCGCCTTGCCGCCACCCGAGGCGTGGATCGGCAGGTCGCCGCCGATGCGGAAGAAGGCACGCACCGCCGCATGGCTCTCGACCTGAGCGACGCAGATGAGGTGCGGCCCGTCGATCAGCGACAGGTTCACCGTCTCGTTCACACCGTGCGAGAGTTCACGCAGCAGCGCGCGGGCGATCTCCGGCAGCTTGCGGATGCGCAGATAGGCCGAGCCGACGCGGAACAGGCCGACGCCGACCATCCAGGAGCCGGTGGCGGCATCGTGTCCCACCAGCCCGCGCCGCTCCAGCGTGGTCAGCAGCCGGTGCACGGTCGAGGTCGGCAGTTCGGCGCTGCGCGCCAGCTCGCTGAGCGACAGGCCGTCGGAACGCGCCAGCACCTCCAGCAGCGCGATGGCGCGGTCGAGCGACTGCACCTCGCCGCCGGGCTCGGCGCCGCCGGTCGAGGACGGGCGGCCGCGGCGGCGCACGATCGGGACGGCCTGAGTCATCCGAAGAACATCCTCCCAAGTCGCACGTTATCCCGTGCGCTTCGTCTCGTCGGGCCGCCCTGCCCGCCCGTCTCCGGCGCATGCGGACGGGTGGTGCGGACCTTGTACTAGCATAAAGGCGCATCCGCCGCTTTTTCGCAAATCAGAAAAGCATCCCATATTGCGGAAATCCGGGTGACGTGGCATGTTTTCCGCGCTTTCGGAAATTCATTCCGCATTGCGGAAAGAATTATGCCGCCCCGCAGCACGGCGCCAGGTCTTCGAACCTCGCGCCCGCATGCCCCCGGCGGCCGCCGGAACCGGAGATTTTGATCACGTCCGAAAGCCGGTGCGGAACGCCGCCAGCCCTGGAACGACAGGGCGACGCCCGCCGGCGACAACGACGTTAGGAGGAAGTGCCATGGCCAAGATGCGTGCCGTCGACGCGGCGATCCGCGTTCTCGAGAAGGAAGGCGTCACCACCGCTTTCGGTGTCCCGGGCGCCGCGATCAACCCGCTCTATTCCGCGATGCGGGCCCACGGGAAGACGCGCCACGTGCTGGCGCGTCACGTCGAGGCCGCCTCGCACATGGCCGAGGGCTACACCCGCGCCAAGGCCGGCAATATCGGCGTGTGCATCGGCACCTCCGGCCCGGCCGGCACCGACATGATCACCGGCCTGTACTCGGCCGCCGCGGATTCGATCCCGATCCTGTGCATCACCGGCCAGGCGCCGCGCGCACGCCTCTACAAGGAAGACTTCCAGGCGATCGACATCGAGTCCATCGCCAAGCCGGTCGCCAAGTGGGCGGTGATGGTCCGCGAGCCCGCGCTGGTGCCTATGGTGTTCCAACAGGCCTTCCACGTCATGCGCTCGGGCCGCCCCGGCCCGGTGCTGATCGACCTGCCGATCGACGTCCAGCTGGCCGAGATCGAGTTCGACGAGGACACCTACGAGCCGCTGGCGGTCTACAAGCCGGCCGCGACCCGCAAGCAGGCCGAGAAGGCCATCGCCATGCTGAACGAGGCGGAGCGTCCGCTGATCGTCGCCGGCGGCGGCATCATCAACGCCGACGCCTCCGACAAGCTGGTGGAGTTCGCCGAACTCACCGGCGTGCCGGTCATCCCGACCCTGATGGGCTGGGGCACTATTCCCGACGACCACGACCTGATGGCCGGCATGTGCGGCCTGCAGACCTCGCACCGCTACGGCAATGCCAACATGCTGGCGTCGGACTTCGTGTTCGGCATCGGCAACCGCTGGGCGAACCGCCACACCGGCTCGGTCGATGTCTACACGAAGGGCCGCAAGTTCATCCATGTCGACATCGAGCCGACCCAGATCGGCCGCGTCTTCGGCCCGGATCTCGGCATCGTCTCGGACGCCGGCGCCGCGCTCGACCTCTTCATCGAGGTGGCCAGGGAATACAAGACCGCCGGCAAGCTGAAGGACCGCGGCGACTGGGCCAAGGAATGCCTCGGCCGCAAGAAGACCATGCTGCGCAAGACGCATTTCGACAACGTGCCGCTCAAGCCGCAGCGCGTCTATGAGGAGATGAACGAGGCGTTCGGCCGCGACACCCGCTACGTCTCGACCATCGGCCTGTCGCAGATCGCCGGCGCGCAGATGCTGCACGTCTACAAGCCGCGCAACTGGATCAATTGCGGCCAGGCCGGCCCGCTCGGCTGGACCCTGCCCGCCGCCCTCGGCGTGCGCGCGGCC contains:
- the gcl gene encoding glyoxylate carboligase, which codes for MAKMRAVDAAIRVLEKEGVTTAFGVPGAAINPLYSAMRAHGKTRHVLARHVEAASHMAEGYTRAKAGNIGVCIGTSGPAGTDMITGLYSAAADSIPILCITGQAPRARLYKEDFQAIDIESIAKPVAKWAVMVREPALVPMVFQQAFHVMRSGRPGPVLIDLPIDVQLAEIEFDEDTYEPLAVYKPAATRKQAEKAIAMLNEAERPLIVAGGGIINADASDKLVEFAELTGVPVIPTLMGWGTIPDDHDLMAGMCGLQTSHRYGNANMLASDFVFGIGNRWANRHTGSVDVYTKGRKFIHVDIEPTQIGRVFGPDLGIVSDAGAALDLFIEVAREYKTAGKLKDRGDWAKECLGRKKTMLRKTHFDNVPLKPQRVYEEMNEAFGRDTRYVSTIGLSQIAGAQMLHVYKPRNWINCGQAGPLGWTLPAALGVRAADPDAEIVALSGDYDFQFLIEELAVGAQHKLPYIHVVVNNSYLGLIRQAQRGFNMDFEVSLAFDNINADENAGYGVDHVAVAEGLGCKAVRVSSPNEFKDAFVKAKALMKEHQVPVVMEFILERVTNIAMGTEIDAVNEFEEVLDLPLEGAAAKA
- a CDS encoding IclR family transcriptional regulator; this translates as MTQAVPIVRRRGRPSSTGGAEPGGEVQSLDRAIALLEVLARSDGLSLSELARSAELPTSTVHRLLTTLERRGLVGHDAATGSWMVGVGLFRVGSAYLRIRKLPEIARALLRELSHGVNETVNLSLIDGPHLICVAQVESHAAVRAFFRIGGDLPIHASGGGKAILATMNPEARRAWLGDDQLQRFTEHTHVSRRALQADLAEIAARGYSIDDEEHTPGMRCVAAAVLDEWREPVGAISISAPTVRMPPERIADLGAQVREAAARLTLRYSGR